A window of the Pseudomonas furukawaii genome harbors these coding sequences:
- a CDS encoding hybrid sensor histidine kinase/response regulator → MSLSSGLIATVAFLYMAILFAIAFYGDRRSTPLSPRLRAWVYSLSLAVYCTSWTFFGAVGQAAGQVWNFLPIYLGPILLLLVAPWVVQKMVLISKQENITSIADFIAARYGKSQSLAVVVALICLVSVLPYIALQLKGIVLGVNLLVGSGAESTGTRAQDTALIVSLVLALFTILFGTRNLDATEHHRGMVLAIAFESLVKLLAFLAVGAYVTFGLFDGFDDLFARALEAPQLEHYWKQSTDWSALLVQTGVAVLAIICLPRQFHVTVVENIEPKDLRQARWVFPIYLALAALFVVPIALAGQMLLPAGVMPDSFVISLPLAEAHPALALLAFIGGASAATGMVIVEAVALSTMVSNDMLLPWLLRRQNAERPFEVFRHWMLSVRRISIVVIILLGYVSYRLLGSTASLATIGQIAFAAISQLGPAMLGALFWKQANRRGVFAGLAAGAALWAYTLVLPVMARGLGWPLEAFPGLVWLMSNPLNLPIEPQTQGVVLSLAGNWILFAWVSLFSRTRVSEHWQASRFIGQQLPARASSRSLLAVQVDDLLMLASRFVGEERARQSFIRFAYRSGISFNPAQNANQDWITHTERLLAGVLGASSARAVVKAAIEGREMQVEDVVRIADEASEVLQFNRALLQGAIENINQGISVVDQSLRLVAWNRRYLELFEYPDGLISVGRPIAEIIRYNAERGLCGPGEVESHVARRLFWMRQGTPHTSERLFPNGRVIELIGNPMPGGGFVMSFTDITAYRQAEQALKDANEGLEQRVTERTLELSQLNQALIEAKGTAESANQSKTRFLAAVSHDLMQPLNAARLFSAALAHQQEALPREARELVGHLDSSLRSAEDLITDLLDISRLESGRITPDRTAFPLAALFDTLGAEFKALAQEQDMDFRLRGSTLRVESDMKLLRRVLQNFLTNAFRYAQGRVLLGARRDGANLRLEVWDRGPGIPEDKRKVIFEEFKRLDSHQTRAEKGLGLGLAIADGLCRVLGHKLEVRSWPGKGSVFSVTVPLARPQQPSPALKKQAEVNGQALSGTQVLCIDNEDSILTGMHSLLSRWGCQVWTARNRLECEHLLAEDVRPQLALVDYHLDEGETGTELMAWLRTRLGVPLPGVVISADGRAELVAEVHAAGLDYLAKPVKPAALRALISRHVNLR, encoded by the coding sequence ATGTCGCTGTCCAGCGGGCTGATCGCCACGGTCGCCTTCCTCTACATGGCCATCCTCTTCGCCATCGCCTTCTACGGCGACCGGCGCAGCACCCCGCTGTCGCCCCGCCTGCGGGCCTGGGTATACAGCCTGTCGCTGGCGGTGTACTGCACCAGCTGGACCTTCTTCGGTGCCGTGGGCCAGGCCGCGGGCCAGGTCTGGAACTTTCTCCCCATCTACCTGGGTCCCATCCTGCTGTTGCTGGTGGCACCCTGGGTGGTGCAGAAGATGGTGCTGATCAGCAAGCAGGAGAACATCACCTCCATCGCCGACTTCATCGCCGCCCGCTACGGCAAGTCCCAGTCCCTGGCCGTGGTGGTGGCGCTGATCTGCCTGGTCAGCGTCCTGCCCTACATCGCCCTGCAGCTAAAGGGCATCGTGCTCGGGGTGAACCTGCTGGTCGGCTCCGGGGCCGAATCCACCGGGACCCGCGCCCAGGACACCGCCCTCATCGTCTCCCTGGTCCTGGCCCTGTTCACCATCCTCTTCGGCACCCGCAACCTGGATGCCACCGAGCACCACAGGGGCATGGTGCTGGCCATCGCCTTCGAATCCCTGGTCAAGCTGCTGGCCTTCCTGGCGGTGGGCGCCTACGTCACCTTCGGCCTGTTCGACGGCTTCGACGACCTCTTCGCCCGAGCCCTGGAAGCCCCCCAGCTGGAGCACTACTGGAAACAGTCCACGGACTGGTCGGCGCTGCTGGTGCAGACCGGCGTGGCCGTGCTCGCCATCATCTGCCTGCCCCGGCAGTTCCACGTCACCGTGGTGGAGAACATCGAGCCGAAAGACCTGCGCCAGGCCCGCTGGGTGTTCCCGATCTACCTTGCCCTCGCCGCCCTGTTCGTCGTCCCCATCGCCCTGGCCGGCCAGATGCTGCTGCCCGCCGGCGTGATGCCGGATTCCTTCGTCATCAGCCTGCCGCTGGCCGAAGCCCACCCGGCGCTGGCCCTGCTGGCGTTCATCGGCGGCGCCTCGGCCGCCACCGGCATGGTGATCGTCGAGGCCGTCGCCCTCTCCACCATGGTCTCCAACGACATGCTGCTGCCCTGGCTGCTGCGCAGGCAGAACGCCGAGCGGCCCTTCGAGGTGTTCCGCCACTGGATGCTCTCGGTCCGCCGCATCAGCATCGTAGTGATCATCCTGCTCGGCTACGTCAGCTACCGGCTGCTGGGTTCCACCGCGAGCCTGGCCACCATTGGCCAGATCGCCTTCGCCGCCATCTCGCAGCTGGGCCCGGCGATGCTCGGCGCGCTGTTCTGGAAACAGGCCAACCGCCGGGGCGTGTTCGCCGGTCTCGCCGCCGGCGCCGCGCTCTGGGCCTACACCCTGGTGCTGCCCGTCATGGCCCGGGGCCTGGGTTGGCCGCTGGAGGCCTTCCCCGGCCTCGTCTGGCTGATGAGCAACCCGCTGAACCTGCCCATCGAGCCCCAGACCCAGGGCGTGGTGCTGTCGCTCGCCGGCAACTGGATCCTCTTCGCCTGGGTCTCGCTGTTCTCCCGCACCCGCGTGTCCGAGCACTGGCAGGCCAGCCGCTTCATCGGCCAGCAGCTGCCGGCCCGCGCCAGCTCGCGCTCGCTGCTGGCGGTCCAGGTGGACGACCTGCTGATGCTGGCCTCGCGCTTCGTCGGCGAGGAGCGTGCGCGGCAGAGCTTCATCCGCTTCGCCTACCGCTCCGGCATCAGCTTCAACCCGGCGCAGAACGCCAACCAGGACTGGATCACCCACACCGAGCGCCTGCTCGCCGGCGTGCTCGGCGCGTCGTCCGCCCGGGCCGTGGTGAAGGCCGCCATCGAAGGCCGCGAGATGCAGGTGGAGGACGTGGTACGCATCGCCGACGAAGCCTCCGAGGTGCTGCAGTTCAACCGCGCCTTGCTGCAGGGCGCCATCGAGAACATCAACCAGGGCATCAGCGTGGTGGACCAGTCCCTGCGCCTGGTGGCCTGGAATCGCCGCTACCTGGAGCTGTTCGAGTACCCGGACGGCCTCATCAGCGTCGGCCGGCCCATCGCCGAGATCATCCGCTACAACGCCGAGCGCGGCCTCTGCGGCCCCGGCGAGGTGGAATCCCATGTGGCCCGTCGCCTGTTCTGGATGCGCCAGGGGACGCCCCACACCTCCGAACGGCTGTTCCCCAACGGCCGGGTCATCGAACTGATCGGCAACCCCATGCCCGGCGGCGGCTTCGTCATGAGCTTCACCGACATCACGGCCTACCGCCAGGCCGAACAGGCGCTCAAGGACGCCAACGAGGGGCTGGAGCAGCGGGTCACCGAACGCACCCTGGAACTCTCGCAACTGAACCAGGCGCTGATCGAAGCCAAGGGCACGGCGGAATCCGCCAACCAGTCCAAGACCCGCTTCCTCGCTGCGGTCAGCCACGACCTGATGCAGCCCCTGAACGCCGCGCGGCTGTTCTCCGCCGCCCTCGCCCACCAGCAGGAGGCCCTGCCACGGGAAGCCCGTGAGCTGGTCGGCCACCTGGACAGCTCCCTGCGCTCGGCGGAGGACCTGATCACCGACCTGCTGGATATCTCGCGCCTGGAGAGCGGCCGCATCACCCCGGACCGCACCGCCTTCCCCCTGGCCGCCCTGTTCGACACCCTGGGCGCCGAGTTCAAGGCACTGGCCCAGGAGCAGGACATGGACTTCCGCCTGCGCGGCAGCACGCTGCGGGTGGAGAGCGACATGAAGCTCCTGCGCCGGGTGCTGCAGAACTTCCTCACCAACGCCTTCCGCTATGCCCAGGGCCGCGTGTTGCTGGGCGCGCGCCGCGACGGCGCCAACCTGCGGCTGGAAGTCTGGGACCGTGGGCCGGGCATTCCCGAGGACAAGCGCAAGGTCATCTTCGAGGAGTTCAAGCGCCTGGACAGCCACCAGACCCGCGCGGAGAAAGGCCTGGGCCTGGGCCTGGCCATCGCCGACGGGCTCTGTCGCGTGCTCGGCCACAAGCTGGAAGTACGTTCCTGGCCGGGCAAGGGCAGCGTGTTCAGCGTCACCGTGCCCCTGGCCCGTCCCCAGCAGCCGTCGCCCGCCCTGAAGAAACAGGCCGAGGTGAATGGCCAGGCCCTCTCCGGCACCCAGGTGCTGTGCATCGACAACGAAGACAGCATCCTCACCGGCATGCACAGCCTGCTGTCACGCTGGGGCTGCCAGGTCTGGACCGCCCGCAACCGGCTGGAGTGCGAACACCTGCTGGCGGAGGACGTTCGCCCGCAACTGGCCCTGGTGGACTATCACCTGGATGAGGGGGAAACCGGGACCGAACTCATGGCCTGGCTGCGTACCCGCCTGGGCGTGCCGCTGCCGGGGGTGGTGATCAGCGCCGACGGCCGCGCCGAACTGGTGGCGGAAGTCCACGCCGCCGGCCTGGACTACCTGGCCAAGCCGGTGAAACCCGCCGCCCTGCGCGCGTTGATCAGCCGGCATGTGAACCTGCGCTGA
- a CDS encoding GNAT family N-acetyltransferase has translation MFNPQPVALQRGALRLDPLAEADIPALVTLAEANREALVYMSGPLRPDWYRQGLAAQREGDALVFAIRLGDNLVGTTRFADFMPSLPAAEIGWTWLAGSEHGSGLNASIKYLMLRHAFEDWQLVRVQLKTAASNLRAQRAIEKLGALREGVLRNHRRLADGRLDDSVLYSITDKDWPEVKQRLEALFSA, from the coding sequence ATGTTCAATCCACAACCGGTCGCACTGCAGCGAGGCGCCTTGCGCCTGGACCCGCTGGCAGAGGCCGACATCCCGGCCCTGGTGACCCTGGCCGAAGCCAACCGCGAGGCCCTGGTCTACATGAGCGGCCCCTTGCGTCCCGACTGGTATCGCCAGGGCCTGGCCGCCCAGCGGGAGGGCGACGCCCTGGTCTTCGCCATTCGCCTGGGCGACAACCTGGTGGGCACCACGCGCTTCGCCGACTTCATGCCCAGCCTGCCGGCCGCCGAGATCGGCTGGACCTGGCTGGCCGGCAGCGAACACGGCAGTGGCCTCAACGCCTCGATCAAGTACCTGATGTTGCGCCATGCCTTCGAGGACTGGCAGCTGGTGCGGGTGCAACTGAAGACGGCCGCCAGCAACCTGCGTGCCCAGCGCGCCATCGAGAAACTCGGTGCCCTGCGCGAAGGCGTGTTGCGCAACCATCGACGGCTGGCCGACGGCCGCCTGGATGACAGCGTGTTGTACAGCATCACCGACAAGGACTGGCCGGAGGTGAAGCAACGCCTGGAGGCGCTGTTCAGCGCCTGA